Part of the Falco cherrug isolate bFalChe1 chromosome 1, bFalChe1.pri, whole genome shotgun sequence genome, ATCACCTGGCTCCTTCAGAAAACATCCAGAAAAGTAGAAAGTAGcacctccttttcttctgtatctcAGTTGTAGGAACATTTACAGAGGTTTAGGGAGTCCTTTGGCTCCAAAATAATCCCCTGTGCCATGGGACCAAAGCAATCATGTGGTATCTGCCCTGAATTTCTGTATGTATCGTGCTTATCGTAGGAAAAGGAGCAATTGTGACAGCTTGTCTCGGTGACttccccctgctgcagcctctcagATGGAAGATTATGGCATTCCAGAGTCAGGCAAAGGCAGTGTCTCTGCACGCAGGGACGGTCTCGTCCTGCTGTCCACCAAATGTCCATTACATGTGTGCGCCTGCAGCGACCTGGCTCTCAGCTGCTTGGCCACCAGTAGGGATGGGGAGCTGGGGGATCTCGCTGTCTCTGGCCTGTCCCGTCTTCTGGCTTCCCGCCCTGGAGGAGGGGGAACAGAGCAAGGAGGGCTGGATTCAAGCCCCTACCCAGACAGACGGCCCTGCAGCACCGCAGCGCCTTCGCCGTCTGatttcctctttaaaatgcagtagGGGTCCATCTAATTAGAGAGTAAATACACTGTTAAAGGCACGGCTTTATCTACAAAGTTGTTCTCTTTCATGCTGAAAAATTATAGGGAAAAGCAAGGGTCGGAGGGGCAGGAAAACCCCTGGCTGAACTCTGGAGCAGTAAGTGCAGAACTGTAAGGGTGAAACAGGACAGGGAAGCCTCTGAGGCGCGAGGCAGGGTGGTGGGCGCCTCATCTCCCTGAGCCTGGAGCTTGCTCCCGATTTCCAGACGCCTGTGCAGCCAGGCATGGGCAAGGCAGGCAGAGCCACTGCTGGCCCCCGGCATGTCCCCCCGTCCCGGCTGCCTCCCAGCTGGGGGTGTCCTGCGCCCCCGGCAGCTCCCCGCGCcgcttttcctcctcttgggATGGTAGGATCTGGCCCGTGTAAGGCCAATTCTCGGGAGGCCCGAGGAAGAACTGTTAGTAACCGTaacttctttatttatttccaggCACTTCCTGGTTTCAGTGGTGTGTCATGTTTACCACAGCCAGCCGGCCAAAGTAAACCACCCGaagctgcaaaggaaaaagccaCCCGGCCGCACGGCGAAGCTGCTCCCCGGCCTCTGAGCGCCGTAGCCCTCTCAGACGAGGCGCTGGCTTGCCGTTCCCAGCGGACAGGCTTGCGAGGAATCGCCCTGAGACAAACCTGCCCCTGTACACAGCCACGGGCAGAAAGCTCAGGCAGGTCTGGAAAGGCTCTCCAGCAAGAAGACGGGTTCATGTGCCTGCCTGTTAGCTTTGGCAGCGCGTCCAGCCGGTGTTGTGCCAGCTGAGTTAGGGAAAGCTAAAGGGGAGGGATTATTTTATGATCGGTGGCATTCCTAGGGGATAGGGGGGTATTTTGGGGACTTCCTAGCAGGAGtaaaaggcagagcagagcacaaaGTGGTTCCTTCACAGCCAGGAGGCTGTTTTGGCAGGAGGAGCCAAAACGGATGGAAATATTCCCTTCTCCCTTAATCCAGTTGCAGGCTTGACTTACCCAGAGTGAGTCAGTGGTATCGATGTTGTCCTGTTACTTGGTGAGTAGGTATGAGCTCACAGGGGTGTTTTTGTCCAGCTAACCAGCTTGCCAGCTTCTTGCTGAGTTCCCCATGAAAGAGAAGGGGCCTCCCAGCCTGGAGACAGGATTTCTCCACCTGCAGAAACAGGGAACAAGTCATACTCACTCATAGGCTATGTTTCATCATGACAAGTGTGAGGAATACTTATTTTAGGGAAAAACTTAGCCCTTTGAACAGTGGGGGAGAAGAGTCCAGCCAGCTTTCACCTTATCCATCCCTTCTCCCATTGCTCACTGCATTTTTGTTAGCAACCCCTGTAAGATACTATTCAACCAGAAGGCTTCGCAAACATCAGAGAGGACATTGTCAAATGGAAACACGGAGACACCAGAGAGCCGACGGAGAGAGTCCTCTCAACAGGGGGTTGTGCACCTCAGTATGCTTTGCTTGACCTTTTAGTCCCAGCTGTGAGATGGGAACAAGGAGTTCAAGGAACCAGccccagagaaaaaaagtactCAGAAAGGctgattttaaaggaaatttattCAAACTATTAATCATGGAACATACaggaaattaatgtaaaatgaTGTCATAAAAATAGCACatgaaagaagtgaaaatgtAACATAATTTctataaatagaaaagaatCTTTATACTGACACTTGTGTAAGTTATaagctgaaaacaaaccagGTGGCCAGTCTGTTGGCTAACAGTTGTTAAAGATTGGATGCTAAGacccaaagaaacaaagatcATCTTGTGCCCACAGGTGCAAACCTCATGATGAGTTCAGCATTGGAAGAATATCACCTGAATTGATATAAGGTAAGAGAGTGCATCTAATTTGACGATCTTCCCCACAGTAGAGCAGACGTGAGGCAGACAAATTTTATTACCCTATGGTTCTCTCTGAACCAATCTGTTCTTTTCCTGTAATTCCAGCTGTTGAGATGAAATTTGGTtggttttactgcttttttgtttatggtatttcctttgtttcttcttcctttgatAACTCTTCTGCCCAAAATCTGCAAACGGGAGAGCAAACTTCGTGTAAGCATGAGTTACCATGCATCCTATACTTATTAGAGTTCTACAAAAGTCTTCTTAGCATTAGTACAACTCCCTGTTGCAATTTTTGTGTAAGTCGCCTACTTGCTTTCAAGTGAAGAGTGGGGGTTTTCTGTTGCCTTGTGCTTGCAATCACCTATTGCACTAGGGTTTTGGTGTCTGCTGGAGTTCCTAAGTCATGCTAAAAGGCCTACAGCATCAGCAATGTTTCTGGACTATCATTATTGGAATAATGGGATATTGCTAAGAAACAGCTATTCCCTCTCAAGTGCCATTGCTGCCCAGCCTTTGCTCCCTTTCTTCAAACGGACACCGTGACATGGCAGAAACCGCTGGgttgaaacaaaacctgaagaaagCAAATCATTTCCCATCGAAGCTGTTGCCTAAACACACTGCTCTGGGCGAGCATGgtcagctgtggtggggcttGCCACAGGCGTCTCCAGACCATCCTGGTCATACCTGCATTGCCAAGGCTCAGCCATGCTCTACGTGGCATATCCAGGTAACTTTGTTTGGATGTTAGAGAGGAATTCAACTCGAAGTCTGTAAACGTGGGTATTTCACAGCAGTAGGAAGCACCTTGTTTTGGGGGCTGCTCCCCTAGTATGGGGcgtttctttcttttgcaaaaaagacaaaaaggcatcttgcagcacaggcagaagaCTTACACAGTCCGTTCTGAATCCATCAATGCTAAGCTGGTACTGCTACACTGAAGAAAACTTACAGATGAGCAAGAAGTGCAATCTGAGGATAATTTAGGAGGAATTATTAAAATAGCTGTGTGTGTACTTGAAAATCAGCTTGGGATGCCTGTTTTCAATCATGTTCAAGTCTGGAAAGTCAGAGAATAGTCAGATATTGGAAATATCTAATTATTTGAAGATGTTTTGGTGGCTCTGTCGGAGTCAACACACACTTTTCAAATACTGACATTGTTGTATGAtcaggattttcatttttagtaaaaatgattttttcatGAGTGTTTACAACTGCTGTATTCAAGCTTCTAAAACgttggtttaaaaaaagtatacaCTTGCAAAAGAACACAATAGAAATAATCCCTGCAAGAAACTCatgaaacatgtaatttttctagtgaaaaaaacccctagaaaATAGGTCATTAgaattttcctattttttaaaactatggAGTTTTGATAGGCGATAAATCAGGAGAACTACctgcactgaagaaaaagcttCTGATGCTTTGAATAACTGAAAAGATTTGGAATGGACtggtttctctttctgaaatgcGCTGCCatgtctgaaatatttcatggcAACAGCTACAGAGAGAGGCAGAAGCTGAATGCAAAGCCTGAACTACCTGTGCAGAATATATCCTGGCGTTGTCTTTTGTGGAATGAATACAAAAATCTTGATATTTTTATGGCATATGATAATGATCTGCTTCATTTCCTGCTCAGATTCTTGCCCAACTGttaaacacaattattttttttattattttttttgtaacaagCAGTTAAATATGTATCTTTGCATCCCAGCACAGTGTTTTCCACCTCCATACAGGAAGCAAACTCTAGCTGCTTCTGCAATGACTTGGTCCCATTCCCAGGAATGTTTCCcttacataaaaagaaaaaaaaaaaggaagaaaaaaaataaacagaaaaaaacaacccccttATTTCAGTGTATTAGCACTAGCTAGACCTAGGCACAAGACATGTATCCATGCATTTCTCTCAACAAGGCAAGACAAGGTTTACTGGACCTTTCCCGCAATGAAGTGCACCAACACGCGTGTCCTTTTGCCCAGCCTCTCTCAAAGGACCTTATCCTTGGAGATGAGCAAAGCAGTTTTCCCTCCTTACGGGAAATTCCAGTGCCAGGATGTTAAACCCTAACTTCCTCACAACAGCCTGCCAGTGATGGCTTGCacctggtgggctgtgacaggaTATTTTCTCTCCTGGTGAGCTGAAATGAAGCAGAAGCTGTCCAACAGTGAGCACTGGAGATCCCATTCCTCTCTCTTCCCGAGCCCCCGTAGTCCAGCCTGTGCCTTGTAGGGTACTTGAgaaccccagccctggggcaccTATAGCGGTCCCGATGGCTGGGGACATGCTGGGGGGTGGCACAGCCTCAGCATGGGCAGGTTTGGTGCCTTCTGGGTGGCCAGAGCACAGGGTGGTTGTGGCTCTGTCTGGAAACCTGCAAAATCCTTGTTTTGAAATAGGCATGGCAcctcattttcttaaaaactggAAATATGTCTTATGTCTCCAAATACCTCTGCATAACAGATGACCTCTGTCATATAGTTTGGCATACAGCAAACTGATGGACACAACAAGAGTGTGATAGAtggagagcaaagaaaagaagttcTTCAAAATACTGGGTGAGCGGTACTTTGGAAGGCTACCCAGAGGTATTTCCTGAAGACAGCCAAAAAACTGAAGTAGCTTTGTATGTTGATAATGTAGAACCAATTAGTAGTAtgaaaatagcagaaaatatattaaaagaaaatgtgatttccaGATTATGTCTGTTTTAGCGGATGGATGCCCAGCAGCAGTCAACTGGGAGCCCGTTTGCTCAGGTGGTGAGAGGTACGTTTGGGCTGACCTCCAAGGTCCCAGTGCTGTGACGTTTGTGTTTCAGGTTCCTGAGTCCCGCAGCCTGATTAGGCTGCAGAGTGCCTGTGGAGAACCAGGGTTATGGGTAGGGGAAGTATAAGGGCTGGTACAGGCGAGCTAGCCTGTAAGAAAAGCCGAAGTCaaggctgctctgagcagaCTCTTTATGGGTCCTGAGCACCTGCCTCCATGCATGGTTCCCATCCCTGCATCTTCTCTGGGAGCTGGACCTCTTCCGCAGGGATGCAGGAAGCCCTGGGTGGTGCTCGGAGGAAGTTACGCTCCACCAGATGTATTTCCAGACGGACCTTTCCCCCGTGCACATCCTGGCCCCTACCAGGACTATTTTGGCAGCAATGAGGTCTTTTCTTTTGTCGAGTCGTGCTGATGTAACTGtcctagaaaaacaaaactttccaTATTATTAGAACAAGCTTCGATGTCTTAGCCTGCAAActcccctgccagctgcttcCCTGTTAAGGTAGCAAATCAGTGTCATGTTATTCCAACTGAATGCTTCCTGAAAGGAGAtggtcaaaaaaaaccccacggCCCTGGTTCCTTGGCAGAGGCTGGCTGTTGAATGAGTAACCTCTTACACAGCATCATCatcctctgccacagcagcagggcaaggaCAGTCCAGAAGGAACATAAAGGGAATCTGCTCCTTTGCGTTGGAACTTTCAGTCTGAAGATTTAACCAGGGGACTGAGCAGCTGGAAGGTTAAGCCTGATACAGAACACAACAAAgttaaaattgtttatttttcattataatgtttctttttgttgtagTTCGAACATGAATACCCGAAGCCCTGCAAGTCAGATTAAAGCACAGGCACCAGCAGTACATGCCAAGGCTCTGCTTCCAGGACCATGAAAGGATGCCAAGCCGTTCTGCTTTCAATTACACAAGTATTATACCTCCTGCTCCAAAGACTGCAAACACAGATCTGACCATTTTTCCTTGCCATCCGTTTCCAGGGGGGCTTAAGAGCAGAGTGCTGGGCTGGCACCACTGCGGCCGAGCCGACACACCAACACATCCCAGTTACCAAGGGTAAGTGTCAGGAAGCAGTTGTGCCCTGCTTGCAAAGATTTGGAAAGCGTTTCTGTTCGTGTCCCAGACTGACAAATGGATTTGTGAGTTCCCTCCCTTTTCTactgcttctgccttttctttgagGCCGGGGTCTGGGGGCGGGTGTCGCCTGGGCTGGGCCCCTTCTGCACTGGTCGCTTGtcttttttcagcaaaaaaagcaaaaagcagctgagtGTGGATGCTGACAtagaggaagaaacagaggaagGGAGTGTACAGGCTGCGAGTCCTCTCGTGTGGGACTGGGAAGGGGAAGTGCTTTAAGGAGTGCGACATGCCCAGATGCTGCAAGAGACGGAGAAGTCGGTGCCTCTGGCAGGCAGGGGGGAAGAGGCTGCAGGGCTCTAAAACTGGGGTCTGATCTTAAAGCTGTGTTCCCTGAGTAACACCACACAGATGCAGAAAGAGGAGACAGTGGGAATACAATGGTGAAATAACCCTTGTAACTCTGGTGGCAGACTGACTGAGGACCAGTGTTGCCACATGGTTCATGGTTTTTGATCAAGTCCCTCCTTGTGGGGTTCTGTGCCACATACACCTGTCTCTGTTTCTAATTCTGTTTTGGTCAACACCCATCTAATACAGTCGCCCATCGCTGGTCGCTGCCCTGCCTGTCAGCAGTAGGGTTTTACTAATGGAGGAGGGCTGTGGCAGGAGCCTGTCCCTCTGCCAGCAGAGGCAACGCAGGGACCCAGCACCGAGCCACAGGAATCCGGGATGCTGAGTGGGCTGTAGCTGGGGGTCGGGGAAGAGTTGGCTGAAGAAAGCGTGTGCTTCTTGAGCTGCTCTCTGACGAACAGGAACATCTAAAGGAAGAGAGCTTCAAAAGTGCTGACCAGCTCTGTCTCAGCCCTATCTGCCAGCAAAGGCTTGTGTGGCATCTCTGCTTGGAACATCTGCAGTTACAAAAGCACAGGCTTGATGCACAtctgtgcctttctgctggGAAAAAGTAATGTACTGGCACCAGTGGAAGCATgtaccttttttaaaagactatAAAGGAGGAAGGATAGTCATAGATTAAAGTTGGAGGAGTAGAGAAAGCACCCACAAGGTGCAACTTCGTTCAGTGTTAAACATGCTGGAGAAATCTACTCTggagaaaaagcagatgaatgGTATTCTCATCTTAAAAGACAACAGCTTTCTCCTACTTTAGACTCTTTGATTTCGAAAGATGTTGTTTTGAGTCCAGGCTGGAGCTCAATTTGGAAGCTGATCCTCTGGGAGGCAGGTGGCTGGTACCTTGCCTCTGTGTGTGGGGCAGCTTGTGGAGGGCATTTCTGTCCATCTTGAGCATCCTCGGACCTTCCTGACTCTGGATAACCTGATAAATCCTGACAAATTGACCTGAAATGAGAGAGGAGAAGTTGTGCTGCTTGTTGACTTTTTTCCCTACTGAAGGAAACCAGCAGAAGTCCCACTCTGATTTCTTGGCTTTTTAAGCAACTTGCTGAACAGCTTGGTTTGTGGGCTGCGGCATGGGAAGGTGGGCAGGGTTGCTCTGGTCTTCCCTTTCTCAGGGAAACCAGAAGCCTGGCCCAGTTCACAAACATGATGAGAGTGGGCTGAGCCTGGATGTTAGGAGAAAGtcagtgcttctgaaaaaatagCTGGTGCCTACCTTGAATTTCCACAAACGCATGGTGGTGAAGCTGTAACAGGTAGAAAAGCGTGCTCGTTTCACATTGAATGAAGTACGTGGCTTCATATGTGGTCTACTCTTCTCCAAAGCTCTTCTTAACTACATTTAAGTTTACTAAGGAGTTTCAATTCTAATGACAAAAACTTCTAGGAATGAGTTTCATCAACCTcagaattaacatttttaaacatttcgAAAATTGAAAGTCTTCtctgttgaagaaaaataacGATTTCTGCAGAGAGGTGCTAGAGGGAAGAGGTAGCTTTGGGGAAGCTGATGACATTCCTTCACTAAAAAGACTATTCCCCTCCCTTGCTGTGTCCCATAGCTGCTCTGTCTCTGTTTTAGAATGCGGTTATGCTTATCATCTATTCTCTGTAGCAGGCAGAAAATACAAGGGTATCTCAGtctttcaattctttttttttggaaagcGTCAAGTTGTTAACCTAATGTGCAACGCTAATTTCAGCGCAGTGGAACTGAAAGTTGCTATGAGATGCACTCTGGCTTCTGCCTGGGCTTTACCACCCTTGAGGATGCAGATGCCACCATGGGCCCTCTGACACTTGGCAGGTGGCAGGAGtcagtctgtctgtctgctgtaAGGCAGGTACCTCTTGGTGCAAGGGGGCAGCAGATCACAATTTCtgtgcacagaaaagaaacGGCAGTAAGAAGGCTGGGGGTTTGAATGTCATGGGTTTTCCTTTCAGAGCTGGTAGGTAGACTCCCTGCTCCTTCACGCATGCAGCATGCTTGGCCATTTGACCAACTGTGTGTTTCCATTCAGTCAAGCTAAAACAAATATCATCAAACTTCCCCTCTCAAAATTGCCTTGGATGTTTACAGAGAGGtactttatttcattctgtgtcATCTTTTTCAGACAGCATATCATCCCATTCTTATGCATTTTCTATTTGTTGATTACATATGACTGCAGTGTCCTAGGAAATGAAATGATGCTAAGTGTTTTCCAGTACTCTCTTTGACTAAACAATTTGACTCCAGCATTTATAtcaatataatatatatatcaATCTATATATTGATAACACTTTACAGAACCTacacaacaaaataatttggctGTGCTGAGATGTTCTGTTGCTCAGTACAGTTAACAACCCCCCAGTGCATACCAAACAATAAGTATCAAAAGTAAAGATACAGGGAGGTGAATGCTGTTCTCCATAGGAACTATTTCTGCACTTAATGCTGAAGGAAGTGATTGTGAAAGAATGACTTGTGCAAAATGGTTGCATCAGCTTTTCCAGTGATGGACGACTGACAAAAAGGAAGAGACCTGCCACTGAATTTCATCTTGCAACGAAGAAAGTGCAAATATGACCTATGCTCATTTTTGTGTCCTCAGTCAGCAGCAGCGATAGAACTGGTTGAAATGTGAGTTTGAAGGGCAGCATCATGTGTGCCGGACAGTGCTGAACTCTTCAGAAGCCATGGTTTCCTTAGGGGAGCAGCCattaaagcaaagctgtgcaggCTGGTGTGCCTCACTGGCTGAGTAGTTGGAGGACATGGGGAAACTGTCAAGTTTTGTTTGAAGAGTACAGGCTGAAATGTTTTCTCACTCCAGGACTGTCATTGCACCAGACCTGCCAAAGGATTTCCAGCTTTTGTTGTAATTGCAGATATGAAGTGACTGCTTGGATCCCAGAGTACATGATCAGCACGCGAGGAGGCTGAAACACAGGATGCAGTACACAAGGTAAGTTGTTTACTCTCTGCTTGTTCAGGAGTTGAGGGTACTGTTCATCTGCAGTACTGAAACTGTTTACAGCAGCTTGTGAGCTTTTACCAAGTGACTTATTTTCTGGTGTAACCACTGGTGAAATGTTCTTTGGCACCCGCGGCAGGAAACACAGCctttctgtaaattaaaatcagtattattCTAATTATATCCACTGTTTATAGGGTGGCAGTAACATCCAATTCCCATCAGTTACCAGTGttgatttacagaaaaaaagtgatagACTTGTTTGATTGCATATCAGCTTGTTCTACCTTTCCAGTAAAGAACGTAAATGGCTTACACAGTGTGTAAAAGGGTGTGCCAGAAGCCTACACAGGGCTTTTTAGAAGCTCTGAGGCTGGTGAGACTCCATACGGGGGACCCCAAAATCTCTTCCAGGAAAGTTTGCGGTGTTGGAAGCCACAGCCCACTCAAAGGGCTGAGAGGGGGGACACGGTCTGTTCAGGCTTCTGCCTGCGGGGTAGCCGTGCTAGATGGGCAGGCTGATGCTGCAAAGCTGTGAGCATTCAGAAGCATAGTATTGCACAGctatagaaccatagaatcatttcggTTGAAAAAGATCCTTAAGAACATTGAATCAACTGTTAACCtcaccgctaaaccatgtccctaagcaccatgtctACACATCCTTTaaatacccccagggatggtgacacaGCCAGTTCCCTGgtcagcctgttccagtgcttgaaaaccctttcagtgaagatattttcctgatatccaatttaaacctccccttgaggccatttcctctcatcatATCGCTTGTTACTTGGCAGAAGAGACCggcccccacctgcctacaaccccctctcaggcagctgtaggagcaataaggtccccctgagcctcctcctctccaggctgaacaccccggttccctcagccccccctgacaagacttgtgctccagaccccccaccagcctcgctgcccgtccctggacacgctccagcacctccctgtccctcttgcagcgaggggcccaaacctgaactcGGTACctgaggtgcggcctcaccagtgccgagcgcagggggacggtcactgcccttgccccgctggccacaccgtttcagccaccagccaggacgctgccggccttcctggccacctgggcaccctgctggctcctgcccagccggctgccagccagcacccccaggccctttccccccaggccctgcccagccactctcccccagcctggagcGCTGCggggggttgctgtgacccaagggcagggcccggcactgagcctggtggaACCTCGTAcagtggcctcggcccatcggtgcagcctgcccagaccctctgcagagcctcctgccctcaggccgaccaacactcccacccagctgggGGCCGtctgcaaactggctgagggtgcgctcCATCCCCTCAGCCAGATCATTGATGATCTAACCATCTTCCCCTGTTTAGGGCTGAGACGTCCAGCTGTAGCTTCATGGCTGAGAGGAGGCGTGATGTGAGAGGCGTTAGAGGTGAGAGCTGTAGCCAATGCGCATATGGAAAGGCAGGACATTGAAAATGATCCTTTATGACTGTCGAGACATGATCTGGCTGTACTCCACAGCTAGGTAGCACACCACGtttgcagggctgagcagctgaAGTATGAGAGGAAGACTGATGTTACAGGATAACtcttagaataaaaaaaattgaacctGAAATTCCTAATAAAATCACATAGGTTTTCAACGGTTTTTGGTTGCTATTCGAAACTAAAAATTGGCACTAActtctctcctttctgtttcctACAGCAAAATGTTCAaccaaatgaaatacaaatctAGAACAACACACAATTGGCAAGTGTGGGCTATCTACATGATCTTCGCTGCAAACCTCTCTGAAGAGCAAGTGCTGAAGCAGGCTTGTCCTTCATGCGGTGCCACTGAGGTTTGCAACTGCTCTGCCAGGGGCTTGGACTTCATTCCCCCAGGGCTCACGGGCAAAATCACAGTGTTAAACCTGGCCCACAACAGGATAAAGCACATCCAGTCCCAGgacctgcagcaggctgtgaacctgagagccctgctgctgcagtccaACAACATCAGCTCCATAGATGCGGACTCGTTTCGCTCCCTCGGGAAACTGGAGCTCTTGGACTTGTCAAATAACAGCTTGGCTTACTTGTACCCTGCGTGGTTTGGGCAGCTTTTTtcactccagcacctccaccTTCAAGGGAATTCCTACAGAGACCTGGGGGAAAGCTCCCCCTTCTCTAGCCTGAGAAACCTGAGCTCTCTCCACCTGGGCAACCCCTGGTTCTCCACGATAAGGCAAGGGAACTTTGAGGGCATTGCGCTTCTCGACAAACTGTGGATTGATGGTGGCAACCTCAGTCAGTACGAGCCAGGAAGTTTGAAATCGTTTAAGAAGATAAATCACATGATCATAAACATAAGAAATACTAATGTATTCTCAGCGATTATCAGGGACCTTCTCCACTCTGTCGCTTGGTTAGAAGTGAGAGACATTAGATTAGAgattgaaaaagaaaccttgGTGCAGAATGCTACGCTTCCTTTTAGGATACAAAAACTTACATTTAGAGATGCTTCATTCACAGATCAATACATGAGCCGAATACTAGTATTACTAAAGGACATCACATCTTTAGTAGAGTTAGAGGCAATTGATTGTGTGCTTGATGGGAAAGGAGAATGGGATATCAAAGAAATCGCAAGGAGTGGGAAAAGTTTTGTTGAAACtgtatcattaaaaaatatagtaattcagaattttcatttgttttttgaCCTGGAAGGCATGGAGTCACAAATAAACCAACTAAAAAGACTCACCATTGCAAGTTCCAGAGTTTTCATGGTAGCATGCAAActtgcaaagcatttttcatcaCTTCTGTATCTAGACTTCAGTGACAATTTGCTTGTAAATAATCGTTTAAAAGAGACAATCTGTGAAGGTGCTTGGCCCTCATTGCAAACTTTAAATCTAAGTGAAAACTCTCTAAAATCTctgaaaaacactgcaaattcTGTAACTCGTCTACCCAAACTGATTAATCTTGACAttagtcaaaataattttggtgaGATGCCAGACGTATGTGAATGGccagaaaacctg contains:
- the LOC129734115 gene encoding toll-like receptor 2 type-1 isoform X1 translates to MQYTSKMFNQMKYKSRTTHNWQVWAIYMIFAANLSEEQVLKQACPSCGATEVCNCSARGLDFIPPGLTGKITVLNLAHNRIKHIQSQDLQQAVNLRALLLQSNNISSIDADSFRSLGKLELLDLSNNSLAYLYPAWFGQLFSLQHLHLQGNSYRDLGESSPFSSLRNLSSLHLGNPWFSTIRQGNFEGIALLDKLWIDGGNLSQYEPGSLKSFKKINHMIINIRNTNVFSAIIRDLLHSVAWLEVRDIRLEIEKETLVQNATLPFRIQKLTFRDASFTDQYMSRILVLLKDITSLVELEAIDCVLDGKGEWDIKEIARSGKSFVETVSLKNIVIQNFHLFFDLEGMESQINQLKRLTIASSRVFMVACKLAKHFSSLLYLDFSDNLLVNNRLKETICEGAWPSLQTLNLSENSLKSLKNTANSVTRLPKLINLDISQNNFGEMPDVCEWPENLKYLNLSSTQISEVTACIPPTLEVLDVSANNLRGFELQLPFLKELYLTKNQLKTLPGAISIPNLVVISVRGNKLNGLSKEEFVSFKKMELLDASDNSFICSCEFLSFIHHQAEIAQVLVGWPDEYICDSPLAVRGAQVGAVHLSLMECHRSLVVSLICAVVFLVILVLVAVGYKYHAVWYLRMTWAWLQAKRKPKRAPPKDICYDAFVSYSENDSDWVENIMVRELEQACPPFRLCLHKRDFVPGKWIVDNIIDSIEKSHKTLFVLSEHFVQSEWCKYELDFSHFRLFDENNDAAILVLLEPIQSKAIPRRFCKLRKIMNTKTYLEWPRGEDRQEMFWENLKGALKS
- the LOC129734115 gene encoding toll-like receptor 2 type-1 isoform X2; the encoded protein is MFNQMKYKSRTTHNWQVWAIYMIFAANLSEEQVLKQACPSCGATEVCNCSARGLDFIPPGLTGKITVLNLAHNRIKHIQSQDLQQAVNLRALLLQSNNISSIDADSFRSLGKLELLDLSNNSLAYLYPAWFGQLFSLQHLHLQGNSYRDLGESSPFSSLRNLSSLHLGNPWFSTIRQGNFEGIALLDKLWIDGGNLSQYEPGSLKSFKKINHMIINIRNTNVFSAIIRDLLHSVAWLEVRDIRLEIEKETLVQNATLPFRIQKLTFRDASFTDQYMSRILVLLKDITSLVELEAIDCVLDGKGEWDIKEIARSGKSFVETVSLKNIVIQNFHLFFDLEGMESQINQLKRLTIASSRVFMVACKLAKHFSSLLYLDFSDNLLVNNRLKETICEGAWPSLQTLNLSENSLKSLKNTANSVTRLPKLINLDISQNNFGEMPDVCEWPENLKYLNLSSTQISEVTACIPPTLEVLDVSANNLRGFELQLPFLKELYLTKNQLKTLPGAISIPNLVVISVRGNKLNGLSKEEFVSFKKMELLDASDNSFICSCEFLSFIHHQAEIAQVLVGWPDEYICDSPLAVRGAQVGAVHLSLMECHRSLVVSLICAVVFLVILVLVAVGYKYHAVWYLRMTWAWLQAKRKPKRAPPKDICYDAFVSYSENDSDWVENIMVRELEQACPPFRLCLHKRDFVPGKWIVDNIIDSIEKSHKTLFVLSEHFVQSEWCKYELDFSHFRLFDENNDAAILVLLEPIQSKAIPRRFCKLRKIMNTKTYLEWPRGEDRQEMFWENLKGALKS